From a region of the Pseudoxanthomonas sp. X-1 genome:
- a CDS encoding 20S proteasome subunit A/B — translation MTYCVGIEVDEGLVFAADTRTSASFDDVRVYRKMHVFEYPGDRVFVLLSAGNLATTQLTISRLKRDAEDPNCTRSLRTFKHLFEVAEYVGEVLVASQAAVTDQAQQSGVSVQSTLVLGGQIAGERPGLYMVYPLGNCIATSPETPYLQIGESKYGKPILDRILRPGTSLEDAARCALVSLDSTIRSNLSVGMPLDMAIIRAGDLRISQQLRLEADTPLYAEIHDTWSRKLENAVRTLPRFPWEPPREGDEADERGPAPVTAPPRRMAARLDPGDEAGQQ, via the coding sequence ATGACCTATTGCGTCGGCATCGAAGTGGACGAAGGCCTGGTCTTCGCAGCGGACACCCGCACCAGCGCATCGTTCGACGATGTGCGCGTCTACCGCAAGATGCATGTATTCGAGTACCCGGGCGACCGGGTGTTCGTGCTGCTCTCGGCCGGCAACCTGGCCACGACCCAGCTGACCATCTCGCGGCTCAAGCGCGACGCCGAGGATCCAAACTGCACGCGCAGCCTGCGCACGTTCAAGCATCTGTTCGAGGTGGCCGAGTACGTGGGCGAGGTGCTGGTGGCCAGCCAGGCCGCGGTGACCGATCAGGCCCAGCAGAGCGGCGTCAGCGTGCAGTCCACGCTGGTGCTGGGCGGGCAGATCGCCGGCGAGCGCCCGGGCCTGTACATGGTCTATCCGCTGGGTAACTGCATCGCCACCTCGCCCGAGACGCCCTACCTGCAGATCGGCGAGTCCAAGTACGGCAAGCCGATCCTGGATCGCATCCTGCGCCCCGGCACCTCGCTGGAGGACGCCGCGCGCTGCGCCCTGGTCTCGCTGGATTCGACCATCCGCTCCAACCTGTCGGTGGGCATGCCGCTGGACATGGCGATCATCCGCGCCGGCGATCTGCGGATCAGCCAGCAGCTGCGCCTGGAAGCCGACACGCCGCTGTACGCGGAGATCCACGACACCTGGTCGCGCAAGCTGGAAAACGCCGTGCGCACCCTGCCCCGCTTCCCCTGGGAGCCGCCGCGCGAAGGCGACGAAGCCGACGAGCGTGGCCCGGCCCCGGTCACCGCGCCACCGCGGCGCATGGCCGCGCGCCTGGATCCGGGCGACGAGGCCGGGCAGCAGTGA
- a CDS encoding SAM-dependent methyltransferase has protein sequence MTDLPTPDADALAHSAQLAALIRGEIAASGGSIPFSRFMERCLYTPGLGYYSAGAAKFGEAGDFVTAPELGPLFAAAVSGALAPVLQQLGPQACFLEIGGGSGAFAEVMLKRLLQLDAMPDKYWILEPSADLRERQRERLGKRLIPPVFDCVEWLDGPPGDDWNGVVFANEVIDALPTPRFVLREGEVFEEHVALDGDGAFVSTDRPADPLLAAAVRHVERYRDVLFEDGYRSELLPQLPYWVQAVIGGLKSGAMLFCDYGYPRKEYYLEQRSGGTLRAFYRHRMHGDVFRWPGLQDLTASVDFTALAEAGTGVGFELAGYATQAGFLLGNGLMDRLAEAEAQADEAGALRLRNTFKKLTLPNEMGERFQCMGFARDCNFEAAFLTGDLTWRL, from the coding sequence ATGACCGACCTGCCGACGCCCGATGCCGACGCCCTGGCGCACAGTGCGCAGCTGGCCGCGCTGATCCGCGGCGAAATCGCCGCTTCCGGCGGTTCGATCCCGTTCTCGCGCTTCATGGAGCGCTGCCTGTACACGCCGGGGCTGGGCTATTACAGCGCCGGGGCGGCCAAGTTCGGCGAGGCCGGCGACTTCGTCACCGCGCCGGAGCTGGGGCCGCTGTTCGCCGCGGCCGTCTCCGGTGCGCTGGCGCCGGTGCTGCAGCAGCTGGGCCCGCAGGCCTGCTTCCTGGAGATCGGCGGCGGCAGCGGTGCGTTCGCCGAGGTCATGCTCAAGCGCCTGCTGCAGCTGGATGCGATGCCGGACAAGTACTGGATCCTCGAGCCCAGCGCCGATCTGCGCGAGCGCCAGCGCGAACGCCTGGGCAAGCGGCTGATTCCGCCGGTGTTCGACTGCGTGGAGTGGCTGGATGGCCCGCCCGGCGATGACTGGAACGGCGTGGTGTTCGCCAACGAGGTGATCGACGCCCTGCCCACGCCGCGCTTCGTGCTGCGCGAGGGCGAGGTGTTCGAGGAGCACGTGGCGCTGGACGGCGACGGCGCCTTCGTCAGCACCGACCGGCCGGCCGATCCGCTGCTGGCCGCGGCGGTGCGCCACGTCGAGCGCTACCGCGACGTGCTGTTCGAGGACGGCTACCGTTCGGAGCTGCTGCCGCAGCTGCCGTACTGGGTGCAGGCGGTGATCGGCGGCCTGAAGTCCGGGGCGATGCTGTTCTGCGACTATGGCTATCCGCGCAAGGAGTACTACCTGGAGCAGCGCAGCGGCGGCACGCTGCGGGCGTTCTATCGGCATCGCATGCATGGCGACGTCTTCCGCTGGCCGGGCTTGCAGGACCTGACCGCGTCGGTGGACTTCACCGCCCTGGCCGAGGCCGGCACCGGCGTCGGCTTCGAACTGGCAGGCTATGCCACGCAGGCCGGCTTCCTGCTCGGCAACGGCCTGATGGACCGCCTGGCCGAGGCCGAGGCGCAGGCGGACGAGGCCGGCGCGCTGCGCCTGCGCAATACGTTCAAGAAGCTCACCCTGCCCAACGAGATGGGCGAGCGCTTCCAGTGCATGGGCTTCGCGCGCGACTGCAACTTCGAGGCGGCCTTCCTTACCGGCGACCTCACCTGGCGCCTGTGA
- a CDS encoding VanZ family protein: MKPLRWPGFWVGSWALAMAVVVTTCLLPGDDIPQVAPGVDKLQHASAFFVLGVCAVQLFATRRALLRAGAGLVMLGVLIEFLQGWFTVDRTPDAFDALADALGVALGLIVARTPARDLLLRLFPAKVRRGQRT, translated from the coding sequence TTGAAGCCACTGCGCTGGCCGGGCTTCTGGGTGGGCTCGTGGGCGCTGGCGATGGCGGTGGTGGTGACCACCTGCCTGCTGCCGGGCGATGACATTCCCCAGGTCGCGCCGGGCGTGGACAAGCTGCAGCATGCGAGCGCGTTCTTCGTGCTGGGCGTGTGCGCGGTGCAGCTGTTCGCCACGCGGCGCGCGCTGCTGCGCGCCGGGGCGGGCCTGGTGATGCTGGGGGTGCTGATCGAGTTCCTGCAGGGCTGGTTCACCGTCGATCGCACGCCAGATGCCTTCGATGCGCTGGCCGATGCGCTGGGCGTGGCGCTGGGCCTGATCGTCGCCAGGACGCCGGCGCGCGATCTGCTACTGCGCTTGTTCCCGGCAAAAGTTCGTCGCGGCCAACGAACCTAA
- a CDS encoding family 20 glycosylhydrolase: MSLPRRLGPVLRAAALLLALAAPAALAAPLPLIPAPQSAVAGQGRFALSAGMRVGAQGEPARQAAEQFIDLLQRSGGPALELAEDGEATQAPIQFALDPAAGPAEGYRLQVTPERISIRAADGAGLFYGGVSLWQLLPAGKGATGLAAVDITDAPRLKWRGLMLDSVRHFQSVEEVERLLDAMAVHKLNTFHWHLADDQGWRIQIDQYPLLTQVGGCRIPLGEAGVGEDGQPIQECAFYTKEQVRAVVRYAAKRHITVVPEIDIPGHATAAIAAYPELGVDRPQLQVANGAGVYPNLFNADEATLTFLENVLGEMLPLFPGTFFHIGGDEAVKDRWKASKHMQARIKQLGLKDEEALQGWMIDRLGTWLAQHGKRIIGWDEILLGGPLPEGAAVMSWRGTEGGIEAARKGHDVVMTPASRLYLDYLQTASPAEPPGRPLQVPLQKLYAFDPVPAELDASQRQRIIGVQANVWTEHMHNFARVEHAVFPRLAALAEVAWSPQASRNLEDFKARLPNLLAHYRALHIGYARTPFQVLFDTQANDAGTQATVALSDPMGYPDIRYTLDGSVPAADSPAYTAPLTVPVPTTLQAAVFFDGKPLAPPTVLGLTTEALRTRSDEQLAMCTDQLMLRLEDDGPREGARAVFNVDIFNPCWLWKGAPLTGIGKLTVRAGRMPYFFELAHDESKRTFKPARTPYGELVIRNGCDGPTLASLPLPKAPAADGFLTLEAPLTNAPAKADLCVYFTGDTRPEMWVLDRLTLVPSAGN, encoded by the coding sequence GCCCTGCTGCTGGCGCTGGCCGCGCCTGCCGCGCTGGCCGCGCCACTGCCGCTGATTCCCGCCCCGCAGTCGGCCGTGGCCGGCCAGGGCCGCTTCGCGCTGAGCGCGGGCATGCGGGTCGGCGCGCAGGGCGAACCCGCGCGCCAGGCGGCCGAGCAGTTCATCGACCTGCTGCAACGCAGCGGCGGGCCGGCGCTGGAACTGGCCGAGGACGGCGAGGCGACGCAGGCCCCGATCCAGTTCGCGCTCGATCCGGCCGCCGGCCCGGCCGAGGGCTACCGCCTGCAGGTCACCCCCGAGCGCATCAGCATCCGCGCCGCCGACGGCGCCGGCCTGTTCTACGGCGGCGTCAGCCTGTGGCAGCTGCTGCCGGCCGGCAAGGGCGCCACCGGCCTGGCCGCGGTGGACATCACCGATGCGCCGCGGCTGAAGTGGCGCGGGCTGATGCTCGATTCGGTGCGGCATTTCCAGAGCGTGGAGGAGGTCGAACGCCTGCTCGACGCGATGGCGGTGCACAAGCTCAACACCTTCCACTGGCACCTGGCCGACGACCAGGGCTGGCGCATCCAGATCGACCAGTACCCGCTGCTGACCCAGGTCGGCGGCTGCCGCATCCCGCTGGGCGAGGCGGGCGTGGGCGAGGACGGCCAGCCGATCCAGGAATGCGCCTTCTACACCAAGGAGCAGGTCCGCGCGGTGGTGCGTTACGCCGCCAAGCGCCACATCACCGTGGTGCCGGAGATCGACATCCCCGGCCACGCCACCGCCGCCATCGCCGCGTATCCGGAGCTGGGCGTGGACCGGCCGCAGCTGCAGGTGGCCAATGGCGCGGGCGTGTATCCCAACCTGTTCAATGCCGACGAAGCGACGCTGACCTTCCTGGAGAACGTGCTGGGCGAGATGCTGCCGCTGTTCCCGGGCACGTTCTTCCACATCGGTGGCGACGAGGCGGTCAAGGATCGCTGGAAGGCCTCCAAGCACATGCAGGCGCGCATCAAGCAGCTGGGCCTGAAGGACGAGGAGGCGCTGCAGGGCTGGATGATCGACCGCCTGGGCACGTGGCTGGCCCAGCACGGCAAGCGCATCATCGGCTGGGACGAGATCCTGCTGGGCGGCCCGCTGCCCGAGGGCGCGGCGGTGATGTCCTGGCGCGGCACCGAGGGCGGCATCGAAGCGGCGCGCAAGGGCCACGACGTGGTCATGACCCCGGCCTCGCGCCTGTACCTGGACTACCTGCAGACCGCCTCGCCGGCCGAGCCGCCGGGCCGGCCGCTGCAGGTCCCGCTGCAGAAGCTGTACGCCTTCGACCCGGTGCCGGCCGAGCTGGACGCCAGCCAGCGCCAGCGCATCATCGGCGTGCAGGCCAATGTCTGGACCGAGCACATGCACAACTTCGCGCGCGTCGAACACGCAGTGTTCCCGCGCCTGGCCGCGCTGGCCGAGGTCGCCTGGTCGCCGCAGGCCAGCCGCAACCTGGAAGACTTCAAGGCGCGCCTGCCCAACCTGCTGGCGCACTACCGCGCGCTGCACATCGGTTATGCGCGCACGCCGTTCCAGGTGCTGTTCGACACGCAGGCCAACGATGCCGGCACCCAGGCCACGGTGGCCCTGTCCGACCCGATGGGCTATCCCGACATCCGCTACACCCTGGACGGGAGCGTGCCGGCGGCCGACTCGCCGGCCTATACCGCGCCGCTCACCGTGCCGGTGCCGACCACGTTGCAGGCGGCGGTGTTCTTCGACGGCAAGCCGCTGGCGCCGCCGACCGTGCTGGGGCTGACCACCGAGGCCCTGCGCACGCGCAGCGACGAACAGCTGGCCATGTGCACCGACCAGCTGATGCTGCGACTGGAGGACGACGGCCCGCGCGAAGGCGCGCGCGCGGTGTTCAACGTGGACATCTTCAACCCCTGCTGGCTGTGGAAGGGCGCGCCGCTGACCGGCATCGGCAAGCTGACCGTGCGCGCCGGGCGCATGCCGTACTTCTTCGAGCTGGCCCACGACGAGTCCAAGCGCACGTTCAAGCCGGCCAGGACGCCCTACGGCGAGCTGGTGATCCGCAACGGCTGCGACGGCCCGACCCTGGCCAGCCTGCCGCTGCCCAAGGCGCCGGCGGCCGACGGCTTCCTGACACTGGAGGCGCCGCTGACCAACGCGCCGGCCAAGGCCGACCTGTGCGTCTACTTCACCGGCGACACGCGTCCGGAGATGTGGGTGCTGGATCGCTTGACGCTAGTCCCAAGCGCGGGAAACTAG